One part of the Natronorubrum sediminis genome encodes these proteins:
- a CDS encoding amphi-Trp domain-containing protein — MADHDDERRSNESEIDDEDEDEDETDELELERTDDRSAVAEMVRTLANALTDGRSIRVSAEEYTASVAIPERIRTEVEVEYEADSDPPVAEFELELEWDDPDGSSIDLSERESDTTGVTLADESAENRNGRTSRFEVYEDRAEEWRWRLVHWNGNIVADSGEGYASRSNARRAVRNMREIVPSARLEDAQSE, encoded by the coding sequence ATGGCCGATCACGACGACGAACGACGAAGCAACGAGAGCGAGATCGACGACGAAGACGAAGACGAAGACGAGACCGACGAACTCGAACTCGAACGCACGGACGACCGATCCGCCGTCGCCGAGATGGTACGAACGCTTGCGAACGCGCTGACAGACGGTCGATCGATTCGGGTGAGCGCCGAGGAGTACACGGCGTCGGTCGCGATCCCCGAACGCATTCGAACGGAGGTCGAGGTCGAGTACGAAGCCGATTCCGACCCGCCCGTCGCCGAATTCGAACTCGAACTCGAGTGGGACGATCCCGACGGCTCGAGTATCGACCTGTCAGAACGGGAGTCTGATACTACCGGAGTGACGCTCGCGGACGAGTCAGCGGAGAACCGAAACGGGCGAACCAGTCGATTCGAGGTCTACGAAGACCGCGCGGAGGAGTGGCGCTGGCGACTCGTTCACTGGAATGGCAACATCGTCGCCGACAGCGGCGAGGGGTACGCCTCGCGCTCGAACGCCCGGCGAGCCGTTCGCAATATGCGCGAGATCGTTCCGTCGGCTCGGTTGGAGGACGCCCAGTCGGAGTAA
- a CDS encoding DUF547 domain-containing protein encodes MSTQLDPLSLSADLLYTVKTEGETAWLQEHLATLERAPLRRALATREAKLSFWLNCYNAYAQLLLESNPASLEGSPVRRWKFATRDQIPVAGVWLSLNDIEHGLLRCSKHPWGFGYVPRPLPSTFEREFRLPACDPRTHFVISRGAEHCPPVTVYSSDDVDETLDIAVEWFLAEHVSYDSRSNIATIPRLFSRYRGDFGGVRGIVDFLRTYNAIPDDAKPSLEYESGPYTPDLEFDIELDDFHP; translated from the coding sequence ATGTCGACCCAGCTCGACCCACTCTCTCTCTCGGCCGATCTGTTGTATACGGTCAAGACGGAGGGTGAGACGGCCTGGCTGCAAGAACATCTCGCGACACTCGAGCGAGCGCCGCTCCGACGAGCACTGGCGACGCGCGAGGCCAAACTATCGTTCTGGCTCAACTGCTACAACGCTTACGCGCAGTTGCTTCTCGAGTCGAATCCGGCGTCGCTCGAGGGCAGTCCGGTCCGCCGGTGGAAGTTCGCAACTCGCGATCAGATTCCGGTTGCCGGCGTCTGGCTGAGCCTCAACGACATCGAGCACGGGCTTCTGCGCTGTTCGAAACACCCCTGGGGATTCGGGTACGTTCCGCGACCGCTCCCCTCGACGTTCGAACGGGAGTTTCGCTTGCCCGCCTGCGATCCGCGGACGCACTTCGTGATCAGTCGCGGCGCTGAACACTGTCCGCCGGTCACCGTCTACTCGTCGGACGACGTCGACGAAACACTGGACATCGCCGTCGAGTGGTTCCTGGCCGAACACGTCTCCTACGACTCGCGTTCGAACATCGCCACGATTCCACGGCTCTTCAGTCGCTACCGCGGCGACTTCGGCGGCGTTCGCGGCATCGTCGACTTCCTCCGGACCTACAACGCGATCCCGGACGACGCGAAGCCGTCACTCGAGTACGAGTCCGGTCCGTACACGCCCGACCTCGAGTTCGACATCGAACTGGACGATTTTCACCCGTAG
- a CDS encoding AI-2E family transporter — MNRSKGYLLVLVTIFAYLSWQLVTPFLQFVLAAVLIAFVLYPLQRRLEKHVGPTISAFVLLLVAIAGFIVPFVLVAAMIADDAVRILQNADAETLQLTEIEDRIEEQVGLDVDIADSVMDSAQEIGTILLERSTEWFSMLTHTLIGLGLTLFLIYYLLKDGDKLMTWLRDKTPLPEDVQDDLYGELNEVMWAVLAGHVLIAIIEGVIAGLGLFATGIPNAGFWTFVMVVLSLVPLIGAPLVWIPASIYLLMIGEPILALALAIYSAIVVGIADDYLRPIVVDRYAEISPAVIILGVLGGIYAFGIMGLFFGPVILGAFLAVVDVIDENYDRLGGDSEPRET, encoded by the coding sequence ATGAACCGGAGCAAAGGCTATCTGCTGGTGCTCGTCACCATCTTTGCGTACCTCTCGTGGCAACTCGTGACGCCGTTCTTACAGTTCGTTCTCGCTGCCGTGCTCATCGCGTTCGTGCTCTACCCGCTACAGCGTCGACTCGAGAAACACGTGGGACCAACGATTTCGGCGTTCGTCTTGCTCCTGGTGGCGATTGCCGGTTTTATCGTTCCGTTCGTGCTCGTGGCCGCGATGATCGCCGACGACGCGGTCAGAATTCTCCAGAATGCCGACGCGGAGACGCTCCAACTGACGGAAATCGAGGACCGCATCGAAGAGCAGGTCGGACTCGACGTCGACATCGCTGATTCCGTGATGGACTCGGCTCAAGAGATCGGGACGATTCTGCTCGAGCGCTCGACGGAGTGGTTCAGCATGCTCACGCACACGCTGATCGGCCTCGGACTTACGCTCTTTCTCATCTACTATCTGCTCAAGGACGGCGACAAACTGATGACGTGGCTCCGGGACAAGACGCCACTTCCCGAGGACGTACAGGACGACCTCTACGGCGAACTCAACGAAGTCATGTGGGCCGTTCTCGCCGGACACGTCCTGATCGCCATCATCGAGGGCGTCATCGCCGGATTGGGGCTGTTTGCGACCGGAATTCCCAACGCGGGCTTCTGGACGTTCGTCATGGTGGTCCTCTCGCTCGTCCCGCTGATCGGTGCGCCGCTGGTCTGGATTCCGGCGTCGATCTACCTCCTGATGATCGGCGAACCCATCCTCGCGCTCGCGCTGGCGATCTACAGCGCCATCGTCGTCGGCATTGCCGACGACTACCTCCGGCCCATCGTGGTCGATCGCTACGCCGAGATCAGTCCCGCCGTGATCATCCTCGGCGTCCTCGGCGGCATCTACGCGTTCGGCATCATGGGGCTCTTCTTCGGACCCGTGATCCTCGGCGCGTTCCTCGCGGTCGTCGACGTCATCGACGAGAACTACGACCGACTCGGGGGCGATTCCGAACCGAGGGAGACGTGA
- a CDS encoding glycoside hydrolase family 26 protein — MSGCTQSTVEEGTRLIGSYPGDDATSPERYRPFEKWLETRFGVLTLYVNADDDERVRQNFLSGLTDVWQTGHVPMVTWLSYVDSESETPSTITRQIRDGEYDAVLEWWVDELSAWLAADDPVIDGPRRLYFRPFPEMNGDWLPWSVLEDDDVEPFVDAWRYVHERLMDAVDADDPRERVQWIWNPNATEHTDVPTEASYPGEEYVDWIGIDGYNFGDSSMGDGWQSPESVFEPMRTRLADLSDRPVSIPEFGSTSVRDGEHDVSAKDEWIDDVFEYIEANDIRMVCWFNIDKETDWAVFGGARGTDTFEDERRDERYRVYDSFRERVQRGDYVGGSTQTPGVLSSNHFQGRF, encoded by the coding sequence GTGAGCGGGTGCACTCAATCGACGGTCGAGGAGGGAACTCGTCTCATCGGCTCGTACCCCGGCGACGACGCCACCTCACCGGAACGCTATCGCCCCTTCGAGAAGTGGCTCGAGACGCGCTTCGGCGTGCTCACGCTCTACGTGAACGCGGACGACGACGAGCGTGTCCGCCAGAACTTCCTCTCGGGACTAACGGACGTCTGGCAGACGGGTCACGTCCCCATGGTGACCTGGCTTTCTTACGTCGATTCGGAGTCGGAGACGCCGTCGACGATCACACGCCAGATCCGCGATGGTGAGTACGACGCTGTCCTCGAGTGGTGGGTGGACGAACTTTCGGCGTGGTTGGCGGCCGACGACCCAGTGATCGACGGGCCACGCCGACTCTATTTTAGGCCGTTTCCGGAAATGAACGGGGACTGGCTTCCCTGGAGCGTCCTCGAGGACGACGACGTCGAACCGTTCGTCGACGCGTGGCGCTACGTTCACGAGCGGTTGATGGACGCAGTCGATGCGGACGATCCACGTGAACGCGTCCAGTGGATCTGGAATCCGAACGCAACAGAACACACCGACGTTCCAACCGAAGCGAGTTATCCGGGTGAGGAGTACGTCGACTGGATCGGAATCGACGGCTACAATTTCGGTGATAGTTCGATGGGAGACGGCTGGCAGTCGCCGGAGTCAGTTTTCGAACCGATGCGAACCAGGCTCGCCGATCTCAGCGATCGACCCGTATCGATCCCCGAATTTGGATCGACGTCCGTCAGAGACGGTGAGCACGACGTATCCGCCAAAGACGAGTGGATCGACGATGTCTTCGAGTACATCGAGGCGAACGATATCCGAATGGTATGTTGGTTCAACATCGACAAGGAAACCGACTGGGCGGTCTTCGGCGGTGCTCGCGGCACGGATACGTTCGAAGACGAACGCAGAGACGAACGTTATCGCGTCTACGATAGCTTTCGGGAACGGGTCCAGCGGGGTGACTACGTCGGCGGAAGCACCCAGACGCCCGGCGTCCTCTCGAGCAATCACTTCCAGGGCCGGTTTTGA
- a CDS encoding glycosyltransferase family 39 protein encodes MSDVLVAYWPQLSMAIVLLLAGVIRFHGLTTDGLWLDEIAALEGWTPNPSSTIEAIVAGNVPESPLHIMLVQGWLGLVGSTTFLARSFSVLCGVASVYLLYATGRVLFDRRVGVLAALVLALSPLHIQYSREARFLALLFLCSTLSFYFFARLLSGDRSRTVWAGYVLSCVLLVCTHVTGVFVILAHNVLVVRWILPRGWPDRIPGRAWLTAQALIVVGSLPWLGTFVWHVRLGNTEPFSWFAPPTLGQFAQTLLVYAGRLATYPFAVHDPVSHTLSIVVLGCLVVLGAYSFITYTPENVREWHQNAPFTAEEPDDDRTIVTKRIVRSGDANADDTVVRTYLQREYVVLCWAFVPILAPYVISHVFVPVFHLEYAFVSLGGLALVAAHGVTRIDRRSLRWLLVTLLLVGLVASAGVYVGAETQEDWPGTAATVDASPDEPIFVTPGYTADALVAYTDRPPETVLDPPDAAVGDSQDPFVSPEETINETETALAETPGDGTQFWVVAPQAYEHEDEWITDLEAAAAEYEYYEHGEIDTYRFSLENNETE; translated from the coding sequence GTGTCGGACGTTCTCGTCGCGTATTGGCCGCAGTTATCGATGGCCATCGTCTTGCTCCTCGCCGGCGTCATCCGGTTTCACGGACTGACGACGGACGGCCTCTGGTTGGACGAAATCGCAGCCCTCGAGGGATGGACACCCAACCCCTCGAGTACGATCGAAGCGATTGTCGCGGGCAACGTCCCCGAATCGCCGCTGCATATCATGCTCGTACAGGGGTGGCTCGGACTCGTCGGTTCGACAACCTTCCTCGCCAGGTCGTTCTCGGTTCTCTGTGGGGTTGCCTCGGTCTACCTCCTGTACGCGACCGGACGTGTGCTGTTCGACCGACGCGTCGGCGTTCTCGCTGCTCTCGTTCTCGCGCTCTCACCACTCCACATTCAGTACTCGCGGGAAGCCCGTTTCCTCGCGTTGTTGTTTCTCTGTAGTACACTCTCGTTCTATTTCTTTGCGCGATTGTTATCCGGGGATCGCTCGCGGACCGTGTGGGCCGGATACGTACTCTCGTGCGTGTTGCTCGTCTGTACTCACGTCACCGGAGTGTTCGTCATCCTCGCGCACAACGTCCTCGTCGTTCGATGGATACTCCCTCGAGGGTGGCCAGATCGAATCCCGGGTCGAGCGTGGCTCACAGCGCAGGCGCTGATCGTCGTTGGATCGCTCCCGTGGCTCGGAACGTTCGTTTGGCACGTTCGTCTGGGGAACACCGAACCGTTCTCGTGGTTCGCGCCGCCAACGTTGGGCCAGTTCGCTCAGACGCTCCTCGTGTACGCCGGGAGGCTTGCGACCTACCCATTCGCCGTTCACGATCCGGTCAGCCACACCCTTTCTATCGTCGTCCTCGGCTGTCTCGTGGTGCTCGGGGCGTACTCGTTCATCACCTACACGCCGGAAAACGTCCGCGAGTGGCACCAAAACGCACCGTTCACCGCAGAGGAACCCGACGACGACCGTACAATCGTGACGAAGCGAATCGTTCGTTCAGGCGACGCGAACGCCGACGACACTGTCGTCAGAACCTACCTTCAACGCGAGTACGTCGTCCTGTGTTGGGCTTTCGTCCCGATTTTGGCTCCGTACGTCATTTCGCACGTCTTCGTACCGGTCTTTCACCTCGAGTACGCGTTCGTCTCGCTCGGCGGTCTCGCGTTGGTCGCCGCACACGGAGTGACTCGGATCGACCGGCGTTCACTCCGCTGGCTTCTCGTAACACTCCTGCTCGTCGGATTAGTCGCTTCCGCGGGCGTCTACGTCGGTGCGGAGACGCAGGAAGATTGGCCGGGAACGGCAGCGACGGTCGACGCGAGTCCGGACGAACCAATTTTCGTCACGCCGGGGTATACTGCAGACGCGCTCGTCGCCTATACGGATCGGCCGCCCGAAACCGTGCTGGATCCGCCCGACGCTGCAGTCGGTGATTCACAGGATCCGTTCGTTTCGCCGGAGGAGACGATCAATGAGACTGAAACTGCACTCGCTGAGACACCCGGTGACGGAACCCAATTTTGGGTCGTCGCCCCGCAGGCGTACGAACACGAGGACGAATGGATCACCGACCTCGAGGCCGCAGCGGCGGAGTACGAGTACTACGAGCACGGCGAGATTGACACCTATCGGTTTTCACTCGAGAACAACGAAACCGAATAA
- a CDS encoding glycosyltransferase has protein sequence MKSPQTVGFRLWSILRSVRWLSVALFLSALLPFWLLAGVMDDGSVYAVAGFGLIMACYVGWSYYVVMYRPWYRDVFGVGALVVVLCGYAIGVVTIGWVYPTPIQFVHLFAIALIFVYYWFIALIALYHDQVDHAKFTPSPPFPSITVLVPAYNEAGYVGRTVASLLEARYPEEQLEIIVIDDGSTDETAEEARSFESDGVRVVTKENGGKYSALNYGLLFAEGEVIVTADADSIVATDALKQIVAPFASNPEIGAVASNVTIWNRNSLITRCQQLEYTIGVNIYRRMLDYFGIVLIVPGCLGAYRREAIEGVFAYDPETLTEDFDVTMKILRSGYRVSVSDARVYTEAPDTWTSLYNQRLRWYRGNYMTLFKHIRVVVDSSYGLLHRLAVPFRLVELFFLPVATWIILGFIAWLLLVGQVVQVLALFVFFTSIIVLIAALGILIEGEDWRLIIYAPLFVIGYKHFHDALNLKCLFDVVSDRDLDWTHAQRIDQREADDSATE, from the coding sequence ATGAAATCCCCTCAAACCGTCGGCTTCCGACTTTGGTCGATACTTCGGTCAGTCAGGTGGCTCTCGGTCGCGTTGTTTCTCTCGGCGTTGCTTCCGTTCTGGTTGCTCGCCGGCGTAATGGACGATGGCTCGGTGTACGCGGTCGCTGGATTCGGACTGATCATGGCCTGTTACGTCGGGTGGTCGTACTACGTGGTTATGTACAGACCGTGGTACCGAGATGTCTTCGGTGTCGGGGCACTGGTGGTCGTTCTGTGCGGTTATGCGATCGGCGTCGTCACGATTGGCTGGGTCTATCCAACTCCCATCCAGTTCGTTCACCTCTTCGCGATTGCACTCATCTTCGTGTACTACTGGTTCATTGCCCTCATCGCACTCTATCACGATCAGGTCGATCACGCGAAGTTCACTCCGTCACCACCGTTTCCGTCGATCACCGTTCTCGTTCCGGCGTACAACGAGGCCGGCTACGTCGGTCGAACGGTCGCGTCGTTACTCGAGGCGCGCTACCCGGAAGAACAATTGGAGATCATCGTTATCGACGACGGAAGTACGGACGAAACGGCCGAGGAAGCACGTTCGTTCGAATCCGACGGAGTTCGCGTCGTGACGAAAGAAAACGGCGGCAAGTACTCCGCTCTCAACTACGGACTACTGTTCGCCGAAGGGGAGGTTATCGTCACGGCCGATGCGGACAGCATCGTCGCAACCGACGCCCTCAAACAGATCGTCGCGCCGTTCGCGTCGAATCCAGAAATTGGTGCCGTCGCGAGTAACGTGACGATTTGGAACCGCAACTCGTTGATCACGCGCTGTCAGCAACTCGAGTACACCATCGGGGTCAACATCTACCGTCGAATGCTCGATTACTTCGGCATCGTTCTGATCGTTCCAGGGTGTCTCGGCGCGTATCGCCGCGAGGCGATTGAGGGCGTCTTCGCGTACGATCCGGAGACGCTAACCGAGGACTTTGACGTGACGATGAAAATACTCCGCTCAGGGTATCGCGTTTCCGTTAGCGATGCCCGCGTCTATACCGAGGCTCCGGACACCTGGACGTCGCTTTACAACCAGCGACTCCGGTGGTATCGCGGTAACTACATGACCTTGTTCAAGCACATTCGGGTGGTCGTCGACTCCTCCTACGGGCTCCTTCATCGACTTGCGGTTCCATTTCGGTTGGTCGAGTTGTTCTTCTTGCCTGTCGCCACCTGGATTATACTTGGGTTCATCGCCTGGTTGCTCCTGGTCGGACAGGTCGTTCAGGTGCTCGCACTGTTCGTCTTCTTTACGAGCATCATCGTCCTCATCGCAGCGCTCGGCATTCTCATCGAGGGCGAGGACTGGCGGTTGATCATCTACGCGCCTCTTTTCGTTATCGGATACAAGCACTTTCACGATGCGTTGAACCTCAAGTGTCTGTTCGACGTCGTCTCCGATCGGGACCTCGACTGGACGCACGCACAGCGAATTGATCAACGAGAAGCCGACGACTCAGCCACCGAATAA
- a CDS encoding DUF2334 domain-containing protein, which translates to MVSALVIAILLAGIAGTVSVSTILDSESSDHQSVDRSWETHETIVIFRNDDIQPWYNQEEMRAVDQVFIDEEVPVTLGIIPKVAGENAITDDDETCSYLRSLESEYPDQFEMAIHGYTHEEQTDFYNGSEFGNVSITTQHEWLVAGEEIMHDCVDRPSQTFIPPMNTYDDNTVEVLVEEGYPIVSGGEWFTSAYYKEEAPFVKDGITHVPETQAFEDWSNADNDSDEVPFHDLETLTDSFDEAVEDNEPYVQMLHYQYFTSEDQLEMLRSLIEHMNATDDVTFMTLEQFGDGLESGDIEETDDGWRVLEPIEETVSETADDDSSQSITPNPWTEIRSVLF; encoded by the coding sequence ATGGTCTCGGCGCTGGTCATCGCCATCCTGCTGGCTGGAATCGCTGGCACCGTCTCGGTCAGCACGATACTCGATTCGGAATCGAGCGACCACCAATCAGTCGATCGGTCGTGGGAAACACACGAGACGATCGTCATCTTCAGGAACGACGACATTCAGCCGTGGTACAACCAAGAAGAGATGCGAGCCGTCGACCAGGTGTTCATCGACGAGGAAGTTCCCGTTACGCTCGGGATCATCCCAAAGGTAGCCGGTGAGAACGCGATTACCGACGACGACGAAACCTGCTCGTACCTCCGCTCACTCGAGTCCGAGTATCCCGACCAATTCGAGATGGCGATTCACGGATATACACACGAAGAACAGACCGATTTTTACAACGGAAGTGAGTTCGGGAACGTCTCGATCACGACCCAACACGAATGGCTCGTCGCTGGTGAGGAGATCATGCACGACTGCGTCGATAGACCCTCTCAGACGTTCATTCCGCCAATGAACACGTACGATGACAACACGGTGGAAGTCCTCGTCGAGGAGGGGTATCCGATCGTCTCTGGGGGAGAGTGGTTCACGTCAGCGTACTACAAGGAGGAAGCGCCGTTTGTGAAGGACGGTATCACACACGTGCCAGAGACGCAGGCGTTCGAGGACTGGTCGAACGCGGATAACGACTCCGACGAGGTCCCCTTCCACGACCTCGAGACGCTGACAGATTCGTTCGACGAGGCCGTCGAAGACAACGAACCGTACGTCCAAATGCTTCACTACCAGTACTTCACGAGCGAGGACCAACTCGAGATGTTGCGATCGCTTATCGAGCACATGAACGCGACAGACGACGTCACGTTCATGACGCTCGAACAGTTCGGTGATGGCCTCGAGTCGGGTGATATCGAAGAAACGGACGACGGATGGCGGGTTCTCGAACCGATCGAAGAAACTGTGAGCGAAACTGCGGACGATGACTCCTCACAGTCGATCACACCGAACCCGTGGACTGAAATCCGGAGCGTGCTGTTCTAA
- a CDS encoding tRNA (N(6)-L-threonylcarbamoyladenosine(37)-C(2))-methylthiotransferase, with protein sequence MARYHIETYGCTSNRGESREIERRLRDAGHHQVEGPSEADVAILNTCTVVEKTERNMLRRAEELADETADLFITGCMALAQGEEFAKAEVDGQVLHWDEVPEAVTNGECPTTTPDAEPILDGVVGILPIARGCMSDCSYCITKHATGKIDSPSIEENVEKARALIHAGAKEIRITGQDTGVYGWDEGERKLHRLLERICEIEGDFRIRVGMANPKGVHGIREELASVFAENDELYNFLHAPVQSGSDDVLGDMRRQHQVSEYLEVIETFDDALPYWTLSTDFIVGFPTETDHDHAQSMALLRETRPEKVNVTRFSKRPGTDAAQMKGLGGTIKKERSKEMSAAKRDIVGSAYEDMVGDTRTDCLVVEEGTADSVKCRDAAYRQLIVQHASEYGLEPGDFVDLEVTAHETMYAFGKPI encoded by the coding sequence ATGGCCCGGTATCACATCGAAACCTACGGCTGTACGTCCAATCGCGGCGAGAGTCGCGAAATCGAGCGACGGCTCCGTGACGCGGGCCATCACCAGGTCGAGGGGCCAAGCGAGGCCGACGTCGCTATTTTGAACACCTGTACGGTCGTCGAGAAGACCGAGCGAAACATGCTCCGCCGGGCCGAGGAGTTAGCCGACGAAACCGCCGATCTGTTCATCACGGGCTGTATGGCCCTCGCACAGGGCGAGGAGTTCGCGAAGGCGGAAGTCGACGGCCAGGTGCTCCACTGGGACGAAGTCCCCGAGGCCGTCACCAACGGCGAGTGTCCGACGACGACCCCCGACGCCGAACCCATTCTGGACGGCGTCGTCGGCATCCTCCCCATCGCTCGAGGCTGTATGTCTGATTGCTCGTACTGCATCACGAAACACGCCACGGGCAAAATCGACTCCCCCTCCATCGAGGAGAACGTCGAAAAAGCCCGCGCGCTGATCCACGCCGGCGCGAAGGAGATCCGAATCACGGGCCAGGACACCGGCGTCTACGGCTGGGACGAGGGCGAACGCAAACTCCACCGCCTGCTCGAGCGAATCTGTGAGATCGAGGGCGACTTCCGCATCCGCGTCGGCATGGCCAATCCGAAGGGCGTCCACGGCATCCGCGAGGAACTCGCTTCGGTCTTCGCCGAAAACGACGAACTCTACAACTTCCTGCACGCCCCCGTCCAATCCGGGTCGGACGACGTACTCGGCGACATGCGTCGTCAACACCAGGTCTCCGAGTATCTCGAGGTCATCGAGACGTTCGACGACGCACTCCCATACTGGACGCTCTCGACGGACTTCATCGTCGGGTTTCCGACCGAAACGGACCACGATCACGCCCAGTCGATGGCCTTGCTCCGCGAGACGCGCCCGGAGAAGGTCAACGTCACCCGCTTCTCGAAGCGGCCGGGGACCGACGCCGCCCAGATGAAGGGACTCGGCGGGACGATCAAGAAGGAACGCTCGAAGGAGATGAGCGCCGCCAAGCGCGACATCGTGGGTTCGGCCTACGAGGACATGGTCGGCGATACGCGCACGGACTGTCTGGTCGTCGAAGAGGGCACCGCAGACTCCGTCAAATGTCGCGACGCGGCCTATCGGCAGCTCATCGTCCAGCACGCGAGCGAGTACGGCCTCGAGCCCGGCGATTTCGTCGACCTCGAGGTGACGGCCCACGAGACGATGTACGCGTTCGGCAAGCCGATCTGA
- a CDS encoding glycosyl hydrolase family 28-related protein, whose translation MADETPRLGLGTYEPGDEWDHTDTVEALDEHALVRGPIADRPVEGEYDDELYHATDQGITWRWDASSEDWAYFGGRGSADHPVPGTSYFEETSVETASLVDARTEETPVWNVEAHGIEGDGTTDVGQTVHDLLETVAKAGGGIVYFPPGRYRLERTPLIGDETIVLGAGRSTVLEGVRADGNEGFALLSNVGYDAGGYDGASNWGVCNVRIDSPATNGILPAHAENVRLEQIYGDAIYYHHIDVVSSKNVVVDGYWATCGGEGDSDAPIQFDNQVSGTAANGIWDGKRDARANDDGTPTSNCTLKNFEIDPTNDPEYGIHIHRDGNESITISDGHVTGCRHSAIRSDPGDLIDDLTIEGVSCLDNARGISLGHVESGRRALTITNVTIRTDDSELASGSGLYASGFDGTSISNLIVDGPFTNSIIFDDMDDLKLSTVTASGADHQAFRFRENAEATLTTARAAKCGTVGIYSGPESSVAYGGITFDDVGEEVVVDGEIREWVMSSSS comes from the coding sequence GTGGCCGACGAAACGCCGCGACTCGGATTGGGGACGTACGAGCCGGGAGACGAGTGGGATCACACTGACACGGTCGAGGCGCTCGACGAGCACGCACTGGTTCGTGGGCCCATCGCCGACCGGCCGGTAGAAGGCGAGTACGATGACGAACTCTACCACGCGACCGACCAGGGGATCACCTGGCGCTGGGATGCCTCGAGCGAGGACTGGGCGTATTTCGGCGGTCGCGGAAGCGCCGACCATCCGGTACCTGGAACGAGTTACTTCGAGGAGACGAGCGTCGAAACGGCGAGTCTCGTCGACGCACGGACCGAGGAAACTCCCGTCTGGAACGTCGAGGCACACGGCATCGAAGGTGACGGCACAACTGACGTCGGACAGACCGTCCACGATCTCCTCGAGACGGTCGCCAAGGCCGGGGGCGGTATCGTGTACTTCCCGCCCGGACGGTACCGCCTCGAGCGGACGCCGCTGATTGGTGACGAGACGATTGTACTTGGTGCCGGTCGCTCGACGGTCCTCGAGGGGGTGCGCGCAGATGGTAACGAAGGGTTTGCGCTCCTCTCCAACGTGGGCTACGACGCGGGCGGGTACGACGGCGCGTCGAACTGGGGCGTCTGTAACGTCCGGATCGACTCGCCGGCGACGAACGGAATTCTGCCCGCACACGCGGAGAACGTCCGGCTAGAACAGATCTACGGCGACGCCATCTACTACCACCACATCGACGTCGTCTCGTCGAAAAACGTGGTCGTGGACGGCTACTGGGCGACGTGTGGCGGGGAGGGCGACTCGGACGCGCCGATTCAGTTCGACAATCAGGTCTCCGGGACGGCTGCGAACGGGATCTGGGACGGGAAACGTGATGCGCGTGCGAACGACGACGGCACCCCGACCAGCAACTGTACCCTGAAGAACTTCGAAATCGATCCGACGAACGATCCGGAGTACGGGATCCACATCCACCGCGACGGAAACGAGTCGATCACGATTTCGGATGGCCACGTCACCGGCTGTCGACACTCGGCCATCAGGTCGGACCCTGGCGATCTAATCGACGATCTGACGATCGAAGGCGTCTCGTGTCTCGACAACGCGAGAGGCATTTCGTTGGGTCACGTCGAGAGCGGACGGCGAGCGCTGACGATCACGAACGTCACGATCAGAACTGACGACAGTGAATTGGCATCGGGTTCGGGGCTGTACGCGAGCGGATTCGACGGCACCTCAATTTCGAACCTCATCGTCGACGGCCCGTTCACGAATTCGATTATCTTCGACGATATGGACGACCTGAAGCTGAGCACGGTTACAGCGAGTGGTGCGGACCACCAGGCGTTCCGATTCCGGGAGAACGCCGAGGCGACACTAACGACCGCTCGAGCGGCGAAGTGTGGCACCGTGGGCATCTATTCGGGACCCGAGAGCAGCGTGGCCTACGGTGGTATCACGTTCGACGATGTCGGGGAGGAAGTCGTCGTCGACGGCGAGATTCGGGAGTGGGTTATGTCGTCATCGTCGTAA